From the Desulfuromonadaceae bacterium genome, the window CTAAAATCAGTTACACGAAAATTCAATTTGTTGTATGGTCGTTATCCTGTTCTGACATCCACAACAGCTTTGCTCGCGGGCATTAAAGCGAAATTTACACAGAGGTTTTTATTCATGCATCGTGTCGCCATCACCGGAATCGGTATCATCTCCTGTCTCGGTCGTGATCTGGTCACCGTCACGTCAGCACTGCGTGAAGGACGTTCCGGTATTGTCGTTGACGAAGAGCGGACCAGACTCGGGTTTCGCTCCCCCTTGACCGGCAAGGTCGATTTCGACGAAAAGCAGGAACTGTCGCGCAAGGCGCGTAAGAGTATGCCCGCTTTTGCGGTACAGGCTTACGCGGCGGCGAGCGATGCACTGAAGGTCGCCGGGCTTGGCGAGGACGCTATTGCCAATGATCGCAGCGGGCTGATTTTCGGCTGTGATTCGAGCGCGATCGCGGCAATTGAGCAGGTCGATGCCCTGCGTGTGTCCGGCGCAACCAAGTCGATCGGCAGCGGCCAGATTTTCCGCTCGATGACCTCGTGCGTGACGATGAATCTCAATACCCTGCTGAAAACGCGGGGCGCCTGCTGGTCGATCAGCTCCGCCTGCTCCAGTGGCGGGCACGCGCTTGGTCAGGCTGCCGATTTAATTGCATTGGGGCGGCAGGA encodes:
- a CDS encoding beta-ketoacyl-[acyl-carrier-protein] synthase family protein: MHRVAITGIGIISCLGRDLVTVTSALREGRSGIVVDEERTRLGFRSPLTGKVDFDEKQELSRKARKSMPAFAVQAYAAASDALKVAGLGEDAIANDRSGLIFGCDSSAIAAIEQVDALRVSGATKSIGSGQIFRSMTSCVTMNLNTLLKTRGACWSISSACSSGGHALGQAADLIALGRQDRVICGGAQEINWESMCSFDGLGAFSLRVDNPAAASRPFDAQRDGLVPSGGAAAVVLERYDLAQERGATILGELKGYGFSSDGDQLSVPSLDGLQRAMCMALKNARLQTTDIDYLCAHATSTPAGDAAEAQNIYSVFG